One stretch of Zingiber officinale cultivar Zhangliang chromosome 6B, Zo_v1.1, whole genome shotgun sequence DNA includes these proteins:
- the LOC121992859 gene encoding cilia- and flagella-associated protein 20-like has translation MFKNTFQSGFLSILYSLGTKPLQIWDKEVVNGQVRRLQDEDIQSNVLEIIGSNVQSTYITCPADPNATLGIKLSFLVMIVKNLKKYFSFEIQILDDKNVRRRFRASNFQSVTRVKPFICTMPISLEDGWNNIQLNLTDLTRRAYGTNYVETLRVQVHANCRLRRIYFSDRLYSEEELPPELKLYLPMQKHNT, from the exons ATGTTCAAGAACACATTCCAGTCTGGTTTCTTATCCATTCTCTACAGCCTTGG GACCAAACCTCTGCAGATATGGGACAAAGAAG TTGTCAATGGACAGGTGAGACGACTACAGGATGAAGATATCCAATCAAATGTTCTTGAAATAATTGGCTCAAATGTGCAGTCAACTTATATTACATGCCCAGCTGATCCTAACGCGACTCTTGGCATCAAGTTATCTTTTCTGGTCATGATCGTAAAGAATTTAAAAAAGTATTTCTCTTTCGAGATACAGATTTTGGATGATAAGAATGTTCGTCGCCGTTTCAGAGCTTCAAATTTTCAG TCTGTTACCCGAGTGAAGCCATTTATCTGCACCATGCCTATTTCACTGGAAGATGGATGGAACAACATTCAACTAAACCTTACTGATTTAACGAGAAGGGCATATGGCACTAATTATGTGGAGACTCTGAGAGTGCAGGTCCATGCAAACTGCCGTCTCAGAAGAATTTATTTCTCTGACCGACTCTACTCAGAGGAAGAGCTTCCACCCGAGCTGAAGTTGTATCTCCCAATGCAA AAGCACAACACCTAA
- the LOC121990350 gene encoding probable indole-3-pyruvate monooxygenase YUCCA5 — protein MAQNLMEHCNQYDDFLSRPCTLVNGPIIVGAGPSGLAVAAGLCQRGVPFVILERADCISSLWQRRTYDRLKLHLPKQFCQLPDLPFPDCYPEYPSKDQFVEYLESYAARFAISPRFDHSVRSAKYDDAAGLWRVTAVVAGSEVVEYIGRWLVVATGENAEKVVPELEGLLDEFGRDVTHVCDYKSGERYRGKRVIVVGCGNSGMEISLDLCDHNASPSMVVRDSVHVLPREVMGKSTFELAVLLLKWLPLRVADKVLLVLARAVLGNVAKFGLKRPSAGPLELKNTHGRTPVLDTGALAKIKSGEIKVVPGIKRFSPGKAELVNGQILDADAVILATGYRSNVPQWLQGCDFFSKDGMPTSAFPNGWKGTRGVYAVGFTRRGLSGVASDAVRIADDIGMAWQEETKLGKRRSCFSPF, from the exons ATGGCGCAAAACTTAATGGAACACTGCAACCAATACGACGACTTCTTGTCGCGGCCATGCACGCTGGTGAACGGCCCGATCATCGTCGGGGCGGGGCCGTCCGGGCTGGCCGTGGCCGCAGGCCTGTGCCAGCGAGGGGTGCCGTTCGTCATCCTCGAGCGTGCCGACTGCATTTCCTCCCTCTGGCAGCGCCGCACCTACGACCGCCTCAAGCTCCACCTTCCCAAGCAGTTCTGCCAGCTCCCCGACCTCCCCTTCCCTGATTGCTACCCGGAGTACCCTTCCAAGGACCAATTCGTCGAGTACTTGGAGTCCTACGCTGCCCGCTTCGCCATCAGCCCCCGCTTCGACCACTCCGTGCGCTCCGCCAAGTACGACGACGCCGCCGGACTGTGGCGGGTCACCGCCGTCGTTGCGGGCTCTGAGGTGGTGGAGTATATTGGGCGGTGGCTGGTGGTGGCTACCGGCGAGAACGCGGAGAAGGTGGTGCCCGAGCTGGAGGGGCTACTCGATGAGTTCGGCCGCGACGTGACTCATGTCTGCGACTACAAGTCCGGCGAGCGCTACCGGGGTAAGCGCGTGATCGTCGTCGGCTGCGGAAACTCCGGCATGGAGATCTCCCTCGACCTCTGCGACCATAATGCCTCGCCATCCATGGTAGTGCGCGACTCG GTTCATGTGCTGCCGCGGGAAGTGATGGGGAAATCGACGTTCGAGCTCGCCGTTCTGCTGCTGAAGTGGCTGCCGCTGCGGGTGGCGGATAAGGTTCTGCTGGTGCTGGCACGGGCGGTGCTGGGAAACGTCGCCAAATTCGGCTTGAAGCGGCCTTCCGCCGGTCCGCTCGAGCTCAAGAACACGCACGGGAGGACGCCGGTGCTGGACACCGGCGCACTGGCCAAAATAAAGTCCGGCGAGATCAAGGTAGTTCCGGGAATCAAGAGATTCTCTCCGGGGAAAGCGGAGCTCGTGAACGGCCAAATCCTCGACGCCGATGCCGTGATCTTGGCCACGGGATACCGCAGCAACGTTCCACAATGGCTTCAG GGCTGTGATTTCTTCAGCAAGGACGGGATGCCGACGAGTGCTTTCCCCAACGGATGGAAGGGTACTCGTGGGGTGTACGCAGTTGGGTTCACAAGGAGAGGGCTCTCCGGCGTTGCTTCAGACGCAGTGAGGATCGCCGACGACATTGGCATGGCATGGCAAGAAGAGACAAAGCTGGGAAAGAGGAGATCATGCTTCTCCCCGTTCTGA